The sequence below is a genomic window from Palaeococcus ferrophilus DSM 13482.
CCAAAGGGATAACTCCCAGGTACCCATGGGAATGTAAGTCATGTCTGTTTAAGCCCATATGTCGTGCTGTGGAAGACCATGAGGGGTCTAAATGATGTCCTCCATAGGATTCTTTTCCACTCCAATTATCTCCCTATTCGGCCCTGAGCGGAGTTTGTAGATGACGACCGAATCCTCATCCTCCTGAATAAGCTCCCTTATCCCCGACCTTATGCGCTCGAATTCCGCCCTCGTTACTTCACCCTCAAAGACGCTGTTCTGGACCCAGTGAAGGTGCTGACGCAGAAACTTCTTGATCTTATTCACGCGCTCAACCGAGACATCGTAGACCACTATGATGTACATGCAACCACCATAACCACTACGCGCCGAGTGTTTTATATTTTTGGGGGCACACATTTAAATCCCCCTGTTGCCAAAATGAGGGTTTGCCAACAAATTAATTTGAAAGGATATCTGCTGATCCGCCTTTGGAAGTCTTTAGTAACTTGTTGTTATTATCACTCAAAAAGTTATACGTTTCCGGGAATTTTGTAACGAAATT
It includes:
- the cas2 gene encoding CRISPR-associated endonuclease Cas2, with the protein product MYIIVVYDVSVERVNKIKKFLRQHLHWVQNSVFEGEVTRAEFERIRSGIRELIQEDEDSVVIYKLRSGPNREIIGVEKNPMEDII